The following are encoded together in the Iodobacter fluviatilis genome:
- a CDS encoding BolA family protein: MTPESVQALLTERLAATAVEVTGDGHHFYARIASPRFEGLGLLARHRLVKESVKPELDSGELHALSLEKTLTPSEWAEQFQ, from the coding sequence ATGACTCCCGAATCAGTACAAGCCTTGCTTACCGAGCGCCTCGCCGCAACCGCCGTTGAAGTCACCGGCGATGGCCATCATTTTTACGCACGGATCGCATCCCCACGCTTTGAAGGCCTTGGCCTTTTGGCGCGTCATCGCTTAGTGAAAGAATCGGTTAAACCAGAGCTCGACTCTGGCGAACTGCACGCCCTATCGCTGGAAAAAACGCTGACTCCTAGCGAATGGGCTGAACAATTCCAATGA
- a CDS encoding ABC transporter permease, with amino-acid sequence MQGFYTLFYKEVLRFWKVAFQTVAAPVLTALMYLLIFAHVLDSHVEPYPGVQYTAFLIPGLVMMSILQNSFANSSSSLIQSKVTGSLIFALLPPLSHLEFFLAYLLAAMVRGLVVGAGVLLVTMWFNLPVFAHPLWILVFALTSSALMAALGILAGIWAEKYDQLAAFQNFLIMPLTFLSGVFYSIHSLPAFWQGISSWNPIFYMIDGFRYGFFGVSDVSPWHALAVAALSLAIVASAAYALIKSGYKLRQ; translated from the coding sequence ATGCAAGGTTTTTACACGCTGTTTTATAAAGAAGTACTGCGTTTTTGGAAAGTTGCTTTTCAGACCGTTGCAGCGCCAGTGCTCACCGCACTGATGTATCTGCTGATTTTTGCCCATGTACTTGATAGCCATGTAGAGCCTTATCCTGGTGTGCAATACACGGCATTTTTGATTCCTGGCTTGGTGATGATGTCGATTTTGCAAAATAGCTTTGCTAATTCATCATCCAGCCTGATTCAATCCAAAGTCACTGGCAGCCTGATTTTTGCGCTACTGCCACCGCTATCGCACCTAGAGTTTTTCCTTGCCTATCTGCTGGCGGCCATGGTGCGGGGGCTTGTCGTCGGCGCTGGTGTTTTGCTGGTGACCATGTGGTTTAACCTGCCTGTTTTTGCTCACCCGCTATGGATTTTAGTCTTTGCGCTGACTAGCTCCGCGCTGATGGCTGCGCTTGGCATACTGGCAGGGATTTGGGCAGAAAAGTACGACCAACTTGCAGCGTTTCAAAACTTTTTAATCATGCCACTGACGTTTTTATCTGGCGTGTTTTACTCCATTCATAGCTTACCTGCCTTTTGGCAGGGCATCTCAAGCTGGAACCCAATTTTTTATATGATTGACGGTTTTCGCTATGGCTTCTTTGGCGTAAGCGATGTATCGCCCTGGCATGCTTTAGCCGTTGCGGCGCTTTCTTTGGCTATTGTGGCCAGCGCTGCCTACGCATTGATTAAATCTGGTTACAAATTAAGGCAATAA
- a CDS encoding ABC transporter ATP-binding protein — protein sequence MSAIIFDSVAKQYGDFHALKGVSFTVEQGDFFALLGPNGAGKTTLISALAGLSRPTSGQISVMGFDVQKDYREARRAVGIVPQELVFDPFFTLRETLTFQSGYFGLRNNGAWIDEILHNLGLTDKADTNMRALSGGMKRRVMVAQALVHRPPVIVLDEPTAGVDVELRKTLWDFIRRLNKNGHTIVLTTHYLEEAEALCNRIAMLKKGELISLEDKDTLMSRGAARELFIKIKPAILPASLTPLLICERDSGFELKLADCRDLETILSELRNNAVQLRDIEVGKPDLETIFVDMMQ from the coding sequence TTGAGCGCCATTATTTTTGACTCCGTAGCCAAACAATACGGCGATTTCCACGCCTTAAAAGGGGTGAGCTTTACTGTAGAGCAAGGTGATTTTTTTGCGCTACTTGGCCCTAATGGCGCAGGCAAAACCACACTGATCTCGGCTTTAGCAGGCCTTTCACGCCCAACATCGGGCCAGATCTCGGTGATGGGCTTTGATGTACAAAAAGATTACCGCGAAGCACGCCGCGCGGTAGGAATTGTTCCGCAAGAGCTGGTTTTCGATCCCTTTTTTACCCTGCGTGAAACACTGACGTTTCAGTCTGGCTATTTTGGCTTACGCAATAACGGTGCGTGGATTGATGAAATTCTCCACAATTTAGGCCTCACCGACAAAGCCGATACCAATATGCGTGCGCTCTCTGGTGGGATGAAACGCCGGGTCATGGTGGCGCAAGCCTTAGTGCATCGCCCGCCAGTGATTGTGTTAGATGAACCAACGGCAGGCGTTGATGTGGAGCTACGTAAAACCCTGTGGGACTTTATCCGCCGCCTCAATAAAAACGGCCACACCATTGTGCTGACTACGCATTATTTAGAAGAAGCCGAAGCACTGTGTAACCGCATCGCCATGCTCAAAAAAGGCGAGCTGATTTCACTAGAAGATAAAGATACGCTGATGAGCCGTGGCGCTGCACGCGAATTGTTTATCAAGATTAAGCCCGCCATCCTTCCCGCATCACTCACCCCACTGCTGATTTGCGAAAGAGACAGTGGCTTTGAGCTAAAACTTGCAGACTGCCGCGATCTTGAAACGATCTTAAGCGAGCTTAGAAATAACGCCGTACAGCTCAGAGATATCGAAGTAGGCAAGCCAGATCTAGAAACCATTTTTGTGGATATGATGCAGTAA
- a CDS encoding MlaA family lipoprotein yields MRRLIPLFALLLGACATPQNNYDPIEPVNRGIFAFNNTVDKAVLKPAAEAHEKYSPGPVKQGANNFFSNIDDFFVSFGALLQGKGTDAGHSLGRVAINTTLGMFGLVDWASDMGLKKSDEDIGQALGSWGMDTGPYLMIPLRGPTTLRDSSDLAVRFFADPLDIWNGSQELSTQITRYGVWGIEQRRQLLPLDQVIDAQADPYAFLRDSYLQRRYYRVWDGAPPKPLQLGPSDEELDAIDAADKAKSQAPNTSAPASAPATASATAGVAP; encoded by the coding sequence ATGCGCCGCCTTATTCCTCTATTTGCTCTCTTACTTGGCGCATGTGCGACGCCACAGAATAACTACGACCCCATCGAGCCGGTAAACCGTGGCATTTTCGCCTTCAATAATACCGTTGATAAAGCGGTTCTCAAGCCTGCGGCTGAAGCACACGAGAAATACTCGCCAGGCCCAGTCAAACAGGGCGCGAACAATTTCTTCTCAAATATTGATGACTTTTTCGTCTCTTTTGGTGCTTTATTGCAAGGTAAAGGCACTGATGCCGGTCACAGCTTAGGCCGAGTCGCCATCAATACCACCTTGGGCATGTTTGGCTTAGTTGATTGGGCCAGTGATATGGGCCTTAAAAAAAGCGATGAAGACATCGGTCAAGCCCTTGGTAGCTGGGGAATGGACACCGGCCCCTATTTAATGATTCCTCTACGTGGGCCAACCACGCTCCGCGACAGTAGTGATCTAGCGGTACGATTCTTTGCGGATCCTCTAGATATTTGGAATGGCTCGCAAGAGCTCAGCACGCAAATTACTCGCTATGGCGTTTGGGGCATAGAACAGCGCCGCCAACTATTGCCTTTAGATCAAGTGATCGATGCACAAGCGGATCCCTATGCTTTCTTGCGTGACTCTTACCTGCAGCGGCGTTATTACCGCGTATGGGATGGTGCTCCACCTAAACCACTGCAATTAGGGCCAAGCGATGAAGAATTGGATGCGATAGATGCGGCAGATAAAGCTAAATCACAAGCTCCCAATACAAGTGCCCCCGCCAGCGCGCCTGCTACCGCCAGTGCCACAGCTGGGGTTGCCCCTTGA
- a CDS encoding STAS domain-containing protein, whose amino-acid sequence MNVFQASGKFTLDTAVAQLATLPTLSQGERLEVNLSQISAADSSAVAVLLYWLRNARKQGAELCFSELPEGLAGLIRLYDVSAILPLK is encoded by the coding sequence ATGAATGTATTTCAAGCCAGTGGTAAATTCACTTTAGACACGGCCGTAGCACAGCTGGCTACCTTGCCAACGCTTAGCCAAGGCGAGCGACTGGAAGTAAACCTTAGCCAAATCAGTGCAGCAGATTCCTCCGCAGTGGCGGTGTTGCTGTACTGGCTGCGTAATGCTCGCAAACAAGGCGCAGAGCTCTGCTTCTCTGAACTACCTGAGGGCCTTGCTGGGCTGATTCGCCTCTATGATGTAAGTGCAATACTGCCCTTGAAATAG
- a CDS encoding MlaC/ttg2D family ABC transporter substrate-binding protein codes for MKKWILSLSMSFIATCSLAAVVEAPEVIVKNVSRDVLDIIKKNDKEPLKARDLVDARVAPLADYNRMTMLAVGRYWKTATPEQQQALTREFRTMLVRTYLSALSIYKNAQVDVKGTRPGNDANEMAVRTEVSLPGQKPIPLDFSFEKTDAGWKTYDIAVDGISFINNNRNQFNAIIRKDGIDGLIKQLSDRNNVQRNASK; via the coding sequence ATGAAAAAATGGATCTTATCCCTCTCAATGAGTTTTATCGCCACTTGTAGCCTAGCTGCAGTGGTTGAAGCACCAGAAGTCATCGTTAAGAATGTGAGCCGCGATGTGCTGGATATCATCAAGAAAAACGATAAGGAGCCGCTTAAAGCCCGCGATCTCGTTGATGCCCGCGTTGCCCCTTTGGCTGATTACAACCGCATGACCATGCTGGCCGTTGGCCGTTATTGGAAAACAGCCACACCAGAGCAGCAGCAAGCCTTGACGCGTGAATTTAGAACCATGCTGGTACGCACTTACCTATCGGCACTTTCAATTTATAAAAATGCCCAAGTCGATGTAAAAGGCACTCGTCCGGGGAATGATGCAAACGAAATGGCCGTGCGCACCGAAGTGAGCCTGCCAGGCCAAAAACCAATTCCGCTTGATTTTAGCTTCGAAAAAACCGATGCAGGCTGGAAAACCTACGATATTGCCGTAGATGGTATTAGCTTTATCAATAACAACCGCAATCAGTTCAATGCAATCATCCGCAAAGACGGTATTGATGGCTTAATCAAGCAGCTTTCTGATCGCAACAACGTACAGCGTAACGCAAGCAAATGA
- the mlaD gene encoding outer membrane lipid asymmetry maintenance protein MlaD produces MIDFWVGLFAAAGIAALLFLSLRVSSQTTLPASNSYELIANFENVGGLKVRAPVKSAGVLVGRVSSITLDTERYVARVKLDMDSRYHFSKDASAEILTSGLLGEQYIGVTSGADSKMLATGNSFTITSSAIVLEQLISRVLFNKAETAGEQKSEQK; encoded by the coding sequence ATGATTGATTTTTGGGTAGGTCTATTTGCCGCTGCAGGCATTGCCGCCTTACTGTTTTTATCGTTACGCGTTAGCAGCCAAACCACGCTTCCGGCATCCAATAGCTATGAGCTGATTGCAAATTTTGAAAATGTCGGTGGCCTAAAAGTACGCGCACCCGTGAAAAGTGCTGGGGTTTTAGTGGGCCGTGTGAGTAGTATCACTCTAGATACAGAGCGTTACGTTGCACGGGTGAAGCTGGATATGGATAGCCGCTATCATTTTAGCAAAGATGCCTCAGCAGAAATCCTAACCTCCGGCCTCTTGGGTGAGCAATATATTGGTGTGACCTCAGGTGCAGACAGCAAAATGCTTGCCACTGGCAACAGCTTTACCATTACCTCTTCAGCCATCGTGCTGGAACAATTAATTAGCCGTGTCCTGTTTAACAAAGCAGAAACCGCTGGTGAACAAAAATCGGAGCAAAAATAA
- the mlaE gene encoding lipid asymmetry maintenance ABC transporter permease subunit MlaE: MPNFLFKAFSTLGRPFSNVIIKLGFACRFMLAILRHSPTSLLRFQLTMREIWFAGVLSVLIIAVSGLFVGMVLALQGYDTLQRFGATESLGILVALSLVRELGPVVGALLFASRAGSAITAEIGLMKATEQLAAMEMMAVNPIARVVAPRFWGGVISMPLLAAMFSAMGIFGGYLVGVKLLGLDEGAFWSQMQSAVDFRQDVINGVIKSVVFGIAISLIAVFEGYDAPPTAEGVSGATTRTVVTSSLVILALDFVLTAFMFRGI; this comes from the coding sequence TTGCCTAATTTTTTGTTTAAAGCCTTTTCAACATTGGGCCGACCATTTAGCAACGTCATCATCAAACTGGGCTTTGCCTGCCGCTTTATGCTGGCTATTCTGCGTCATTCCCCCACATCACTACTCCGATTTCAGCTTACAATGCGTGAAATTTGGTTTGCAGGCGTGTTATCGGTCTTGATTATTGCGGTATCAGGCTTATTTGTTGGCATGGTGTTAGCCCTGCAAGGCTATGACACACTGCAGCGCTTTGGTGCGACCGAATCGCTGGGCATTTTAGTTGCGCTGTCTTTAGTTCGCGAACTTGGGCCGGTAGTTGGTGCCTTGCTCTTTGCCAGCCGAGCAGGTTCCGCGATTACCGCCGAAATCGGCCTTATGAAAGCCACCGAACAATTAGCCGCCATGGAAATGATGGCGGTTAACCCGATTGCCCGTGTGGTTGCGCCGCGCTTTTGGGGCGGGGTGATTTCTATGCCGCTCTTGGCGGCCATGTTTAGCGCGATGGGGATTTTTGGTGGTTATTTAGTCGGTGTAAAACTACTGGGCCTGGACGAGGGCGCTTTTTGGTCGCAAATGCAAAGCGCCGTTGATTTTCGCCAAGACGTCATCAATGGCGTAATCAAGAGTGTGGTGTTTGGTATTGCCATCTCGCTGATTGCCGTTTTTGAAGGCTATGACGCACCACCTACCGCCGAGGGCGTTTCAGGAGCCACCACTCGTACCGTGGTCACAAGCTCGCTGGTTATTCTGGCACTCGATTTTGTACTCACGGCCTTTATGTTTAGAGGCATCTAA
- a CDS encoding ABC transporter ATP-binding protein: MPLVQFENVSFAYGERAVLTDVSLSIKRGQVVAIMGGSGSGKTTLLKLIGGQIRPDLGKLNVAGDDVGSMNEARLYKMREKLGMLFQFGALFTDLSVFDNVAFPLRERSNLPEAMIHDLVLMKLNAVGLRGVSEQMPSELSGGMARRVALARAIALDPAVMLYDEPFTGLDPISLATIGKLIRDLNDALGTASVIVTHDVEESLSIVDYVYFLADGKIVAEGTPEQVRASTHPFVKQFINGETDGPVPFHKPAMPYVTDLGLEPRLA; encoded by the coding sequence ATGCCTCTGGTGCAATTTGAGAATGTAAGCTTTGCCTATGGCGAACGGGCGGTACTCACCGACGTATCCCTTAGCATTAAGCGTGGGCAAGTGGTCGCCATCATGGGTGGATCTGGCTCAGGCAAAACCACGCTCCTCAAACTCATCGGCGGGCAAATTCGTCCAGATCTTGGCAAGCTCAATGTTGCTGGTGACGATGTTGGCAGCATGAATGAAGCTCGCCTTTACAAGATGCGCGAAAAGCTCGGCATGTTGTTTCAATTTGGCGCTTTATTTACCGATCTATCCGTCTTCGACAATGTGGCCTTCCCACTTAGGGAGCGTAGCAATCTGCCCGAAGCCATGATCCATGATTTAGTGCTAATGAAGCTGAACGCTGTTGGCCTGCGCGGAGTCAGCGAGCAAATGCCCTCCGAACTCTCCGGCGGAATGGCACGTCGCGTGGCTCTGGCCCGCGCTATTGCACTAGACCCTGCGGTGATGTTGTATGACGAGCCATTTACTGGGCTAGACCCAATCTCACTCGCCACAATCGGCAAGCTTATTCGAGATCTAAACGATGCACTGGGCACGGCATCGGTGATTGTGACCCACGATGTAGAAGAATCGCTTTCGATTGTCGACTATGTGTACTTTTTGGCCGACGGCAAAATTGTGGCTGAAGGTACGCCAGAGCAGGTTCGCGCCTCAACTCACCCCTTTGTAAAACAGTTTATTAACGGGGAAACAGACGGCCCAGTGCCTTTCCATAAACCCGCCATGCCATATGTCACGGATCTTGGTCTGGAGCCGCGCCTTGCCTAA
- a CDS encoding ExeA family protein — protein MKASIHVLAGLLMYLEHFGLNEPPFRITPHPEFFYTGAERGATLDALIYAVLAGEGLVKVVGEVGSGKTMLCRVLVERLPANIDSVYIANPAMKPDELMLMIADDLGLACDATHTSAKVRDLQAALLERFAAGRQVVILIDEAHAMPTASLEAVRLLSNLDHGHHKLLQIVLFGQPELDSRLAQQDLRQLRERVTHAFQLAPLKSDDIEAYIEFRMRTAGYRGPELFQSQALRKIFIESEGLTRRINILADKSLMAAFSRSEHSVNARHVKAAIKDSAFKSLRKKPMMAWLLLLGVLTGGVGASLIQPSNIKVASAPVAAPLPLQLANTASVSMPSLQLSEGLKNKLSQSRQKFNRAEANHIGIMLLVTDREHNEELERYFLKTSQLIPKDQLLIYPAEIRGKKGWGLVYGLFTDKSSAQVAMLALPDRLKKNKPILRTVAGMRDELWNL, from the coding sequence ATGAAAGCCAGTATTCATGTTTTGGCAGGATTACTTATGTATTTAGAGCACTTTGGCTTAAATGAACCCCCGTTTAGGATTACACCGCACCCAGAGTTTTTTTATACAGGTGCGGAGCGTGGTGCTACGCTAGATGCACTTATCTATGCGGTGCTGGCAGGGGAGGGTTTAGTTAAAGTGGTGGGTGAGGTGGGCAGTGGTAAAACGATGCTCTGTCGTGTTTTAGTTGAGCGCTTACCAGCCAATATTGATAGCGTTTACATTGCTAATCCGGCCATGAAACCAGATGAGCTGATGTTGATGATTGCAGATGATTTAGGCTTGGCCTGCGATGCAACGCATACCAGCGCTAAAGTCAGAGATTTGCAAGCCGCCTTGCTAGAGCGTTTTGCTGCAGGGCGGCAAGTGGTTATTTTGATAGATGAAGCGCACGCCATGCCGACGGCTAGTTTAGAAGCCGTAAGGTTGCTGTCTAATCTAGATCATGGCCACCATAAATTATTGCAAATTGTATTATTTGGCCAGCCAGAATTAGATAGCCGCTTAGCGCAACAAGATTTACGTCAATTACGTGAGCGCGTAACTCATGCTTTTCAGCTTGCCCCATTAAAAAGCGATGATATTGAAGCCTATATCGAATTTCGTATGCGTACAGCAGGCTATCGTGGGCCTGAGTTATTTCAATCTCAGGCGCTTAGGAAAATATTTATTGAATCAGAAGGCTTAACTCGGCGAATTAATATTCTGGCAGATAAATCATTAATGGCGGCATTTAGCCGTAGTGAGCATTCAGTGAATGCGCGGCATGTAAAAGCTGCAATTAAAGACAGTGCTTTTAAATCGCTTAGAAAGAAACCGATGATGGCGTGGTTACTCCTCTTGGGCGTGTTAACCGGAGGAGTTGGGGCAAGCTTAATTCAGCCATCAAATATAAAAGTGGCCTCGGCACCAGTTGCTGCCCCATTGCCTTTGCAATTAGCAAACACGGCCAGCGTTTCAATGCCAAGCCTTCAATTAAGTGAGGGGTTAAAAAATAAATTAAGCCAATCCAGGCAAAAATTTAATCGTGCCGAAGCAAATCATATTGGCATTATGCTCTTGGTTACGGATCGTGAGCATAATGAAGAGTTGGAAAGATATTTTTTAAAAACCAGCCAATTAATACCTAAAGATCAATTGCTTATTTACCCAGCAGAAATACGTGGTAAAAAAGGCTGGGGTTTGGTCTATGGTTTATTTACAGATAAATCTAGTGCTCAAGTAGCAATGCTGGCTTTGCCGGATCGATTAAAGAAAAACAAACCCATTTTGCGCACCGTGGCAGGAATGCGTGATGAGTTGTGGAATTTATAG
- the mshL gene encoding pilus (MSHA type) biogenesis protein MshL → MRWQIPILLFVLSACANQTGLQVESGRHLELKPIASNIPKPISSAPMLAKPQAVAKTATYSVVVHNVPVAEILFALGRDAKINVDVHSGVNGNVTLNAINQTLPQILERMSRQVDLRWELENGVLIITPDIPYFKIYKMNYFNLSRNVKSNVTLANSVSSGSSGSGSGNSSSTQIDMVAEHQLWKQIEANLKEILNVVKNDAQTSGAQLGSIVQDKSAIAVKTNSSTDKKEVVQTAAEAAKAAKDVAQANKINAETEKLKAGESQPINKTISPSAINNSRLVIMNPETGIITIKASQAEHVKVAEYLSAIQGGALRQVLIEATIVEVLLSDQYQAGVDWSRIGTTENQLNFTQSNVASNMAAPPFSLLSYAKTGGVFNGTFNFTIKMLEQFGRTRVLSSPKIMALNNQTAVMKVVEEQVYFTVKVTPPVITDGKPTTQATYDSELHTVPIGLVMQVTPQISEDGQIALNVRPTITNINSFVEDPAVAILAANSSSPIKSLVPILQVREFDSTLKVASGQVAILGGLIQDSLNNDRQGVPGISRLPYVGDLFSYRNDKVKKIELVIFLRPVLIKDASTQGDLKDYQQFLPNDQFFKGSMDHDLSAFQSGNTPLESSP, encoded by the coding sequence ATGCGGTGGCAAATTCCTATTCTGCTTTTTGTACTGAGTGCATGCGCTAATCAAACGGGCTTGCAAGTTGAAAGCGGACGCCATTTAGAATTAAAACCCATAGCCAGTAATATACCCAAGCCAATATCAAGCGCGCCAATGTTAGCTAAACCACAAGCGGTAGCAAAGACGGCTACTTATAGCGTGGTGGTGCACAATGTGCCGGTGGCAGAAATATTATTTGCCTTAGGGCGTGATGCAAAAATTAATGTGGATGTGCATTCTGGAGTCAACGGCAATGTAACCTTGAATGCTATTAATCAAACCCTGCCGCAAATTTTAGAGCGAATGAGCCGGCAAGTTGATTTGCGCTGGGAGTTGGAAAATGGCGTTTTAATTATTACCCCAGATATTCCTTATTTTAAAATTTATAAGATGAACTATTTTAATTTATCTAGGAATGTAAAATCTAATGTTACCTTAGCTAATTCGGTAAGTAGTGGGAGCAGCGGTTCTGGTTCTGGTAATAGTTCAAGTACGCAAATTGATATGGTGGCAGAGCATCAATTGTGGAAGCAAATAGAGGCAAATTTAAAAGAAATTTTAAATGTAGTAAAAAACGATGCACAAACAAGTGGAGCACAGCTGGGAAGTATTGTGCAGGATAAAAGCGCCATCGCCGTAAAAACAAACAGTTCTACTGATAAAAAAGAAGTGGTTCAAACGGCGGCAGAGGCAGCAAAAGCAGCTAAAGACGTTGCGCAAGCAAATAAAATAAATGCAGAAACTGAGAAATTAAAAGCGGGTGAATCACAGCCGATTAATAAAACTATATCCCCTTCAGCGATTAATAATAGCCGCCTTGTGATTATGAACCCAGAAACAGGAATTATCACCATAAAAGCCAGCCAAGCTGAGCATGTAAAAGTAGCTGAGTATTTAAGTGCGATTCAAGGTGGCGCATTACGGCAGGTATTGATTGAGGCAACAATTGTAGAAGTATTGCTTTCTGACCAATATCAAGCAGGTGTGGATTGGAGCCGTATTGGTACTACAGAAAATCAATTAAATTTCACTCAATCTAATGTAGCCAGTAATATGGCTGCGCCGCCATTTAGTCTTTTGAGTTACGCTAAAACAGGCGGTGTATTTAATGGGACATTTAATTTTACTATAAAGATGTTAGAGCAATTTGGCCGTACTCGCGTGTTATCTAGTCCTAAAATAATGGCGCTTAATAATCAAACAGCGGTCATGAAAGTCGTAGAAGAGCAGGTGTATTTTACGGTTAAAGTCACTCCCCCTGTGATTACTGATGGGAAACCAACCACTCAAGCCACTTATGATAGTGAATTGCATACCGTGCCGATTGGTTTGGTGATGCAGGTTACACCGCAAATATCTGAAGATGGCCAAATTGCCTTAAATGTGAGGCCGACTATTACTAATATTAATTCCTTTGTTGAAGACCCTGCGGTCGCTATTTTGGCGGCTAACAGCTCATCGCCGATTAAAAGCTTAGTGCCTATTTTGCAAGTCAGAGAATTTGATTCCACATTAAAAGTGGCCAGTGGGCAGGTGGCTATTTTAGGGGGGTTAATTCAAGACTCTTTAAATAATGATAGGCAGGGAGTGCCTGGAATTTCACGCTTGCCCTATGTGGGTGATTTATTTAGCTATCGGAACGATAAAGTTAAAAAAATTGAATTGGTGATATTTCTGCGGCCAGTTTTAATTAAAGATGCAAGCACGCAGGGTGATTTAAAAGATTATCAGCAGTTTTTGCCTAATGATCAATTTTTTAAAGGCAGTATGGATCATGATTTATCGGCATTTCAATCGGGTAATACGCCACTAGAGTCATCGCCATGA
- a CDS encoding tetratricopeptide repeat protein, with protein MVEHTPAVAAVEAAAPPAASASIAILPPPSPAAIELNEPAGQVEAAAQQIAPTAMPRQFKSDVASVKERSGGPDGAGVRFDTQNNEAAVPLPLVIAYRAFQEGDYRRAEEAYRQMLQLDVRNRDALLGMAALATKRGAGSEAAQFYRQILALNPRDEAAQAGLYALTPSSEGSEAGLRQLASQQAGAAFALANLYAGQGRWSEAQSAYFQALSLDSNNADYAFNLAISLEHLQETKTAARYYRQALAGRGSFDRAVAEARLKELELP; from the coding sequence ATGGTTGAGCACACACCTGCTGTTGCTGCGGTAGAGGCCGCAGCGCCGCCAGCTGCGTCAGCGTCTATTGCTATCTTGCCACCACCATCGCCTGCGGCTATAGAGCTGAATGAGCCTGCTGGGCAGGTAGAAGCGGCTGCACAACAAATCGCGCCTACAGCGATGCCACGGCAATTTAAGAGCGATGTGGCTAGCGTAAAAGAGCGCTCTGGCGGGCCTGATGGGGCGGGTGTGCGCTTTGATACGCAAAATAATGAGGCGGCAGTGCCACTGCCGCTGGTGATTGCTTACCGTGCCTTTCAAGAAGGGGACTATCGCCGCGCAGAGGAGGCATATCGGCAGATGCTGCAGCTTGATGTGCGCAACCGAGATGCTTTATTAGGCATGGCAGCGTTGGCGACGAAGCGGGGTGCGGGCAGTGAGGCGGCGCAGTTTTATCGGCAAATTTTGGCGCTTAATCCACGGGATGAGGCGGCTCAAGCGGGCTTGTATGCACTAACGCCAAGCAGCGAAGGTTCAGAGGCTGGTTTACGCCAATTAGCTAGCCAGCAGGCAGGGGCGGCGTTTGCTCTGGCTAATCTCTACGCAGGGCAAGGCCGCTGGAGCGAGGCGCAGAGTGCGTATTTTCAAGCTTTATCTCTGGATAGCAATAATGCCGACTACGCCTTTAATTTGGCAATTAGTCTAGAGCATTTGCAAGAGACTAAAACCGCAGCACGGTATTACCGCCAAGCCTTGGCAGGGCGTGGCTCTTTTGATCGGGCTGTTGCCGAAGCAAGACTAAAGGAGCTGGAGTTGCCATGA